In Chitinophaga sp. HK235, a single window of DNA contains:
- a CDS encoding metal-dependent transcriptional regulator: MNLSIAEENYVKAIYKLQEGDTAVTTNALAYELDTKPASVTDMAKKLKEKQLIDYEKYKGITLTAEGRRYALQIVRRHRLWECFLVDKLGFSWEEVHEIAEELEHVRSEKLTSRLSEFLGNPIIDPHGDPIPDANGKMIKPRPQTPLDQANAKRLVVTAVTDQSVALLAFLNAKGIRLGTQLEIVAHYEYDNSIEIKLKHQPALTISEQVAKNIMVRPV, encoded by the coding sequence ATGAACTTATCTATTGCGGAAGAGAATTACGTGAAAGCTATTTACAAGCTCCAGGAAGGAGATACAGCCGTTACCACCAATGCCCTGGCGTATGAGCTGGACACCAAACCTGCCTCCGTAACAGATATGGCAAAAAAGCTAAAAGAGAAGCAGTTGATAGACTATGAAAAATATAAAGGCATCACCCTGACGGCAGAAGGCCGCCGCTATGCCCTGCAGATCGTACGACGTCACCGCTTATGGGAATGTTTTCTGGTAGATAAGCTGGGCTTCAGCTGGGAAGAGGTACATGAAATCGCGGAAGAGCTGGAACATGTGCGCAGCGAAAAACTCACCTCCCGCCTGAGCGAATTTCTGGGTAATCCCATTATCGATCCGCATGGCGACCCTATCCCTGATGCCAACGGCAAAATGATCAAACCCAGACCACAAACGCCGCTGGACCAGGCCAACGCCAAACGCCTGGTGGTCACCGCCGTCACCGACCAGTCTGTTGCCCTCCTCGCCTTCCTCAATGCCAAAGGCATCCGGCTGGGTACTCAACTGGAAATTGTTGCTCACTACGAGTATGACAACTCCATCGAAATTAAATTAAAACACCAGCCAGCACTCACTATCAGTGAACAGGTGGCTAAAAATATTATGGTAAGACCCGTTTAA
- a CDS encoding MFS transporter, protein MAYALSPYRSYIPGLIKGPAIILLILLQSFVLGITSTTASRLSAFYGIEPETVVWFSQIGAVGMVVIVPVYYRLRMYFKKADLLQLALCLQVLLALLCFTVDYAPLLLVTNFFMGMLKLICLLDFISLLTANYPVMRHRALFYGIYYTIARIGGELADIFVNPVLEDYDWRDIYLISAVSASICIIICTVLFHRQRMHRKVPLYQVDWLSMFLFAGAALLFCYMLTYGKTLDWFEDDTILYALLGCGISTLLFVYRQYHVKRPFWNLRVFSLYQQVPLGIAFMLVLYVFFSTNFLFNYYAGYNFREEENYLSQVAFITLCAYLVSFPLTGLLLYKGVQRRVMLCIGFLSYAGSLYLFCNRIQTSASFEGLVLPYLMQGMAYGIVLTTLSTFAATNIPREMNADRVMGSLSFRYIIGSFAGYSLYSNWLFRSTVVHATRLSEGLTYENPLYNTELNSFRALYLSHGMDVQDATAAALATIQKKLQLQAMLVSMRDISMQAAIAAAIAACMVLLVRKFEMHEIAARNTYKIV, encoded by the coding sequence ATGGCTTATGCATTATCACCTTACCGATCTTATATTCCCGGGCTGATAAAAGGGCCGGCGATCATATTGCTGATCCTGCTGCAGTCGTTTGTGCTGGGGATCACGAGTACAACGGCTTCGCGGCTGTCGGCTTTTTACGGCATTGAACCGGAGACTGTCGTATGGTTTTCGCAGATCGGCGCGGTGGGGATGGTGGTGATTGTACCGGTGTATTATCGTTTACGGATGTATTTTAAAAAGGCAGACCTGCTGCAGCTGGCGTTGTGTTTACAGGTATTGCTGGCCCTGTTGTGTTTTACGGTAGACTATGCGCCGTTGTTGCTGGTCACCAACTTTTTTATGGGAATGCTGAAACTGATATGTTTGCTGGATTTTATTTCGCTACTGACGGCCAATTATCCGGTGATGCGCCACAGGGCTTTATTTTACGGCATCTACTATACTATTGCCAGGATAGGGGGAGAGCTGGCAGATATCTTTGTCAACCCGGTGCTGGAAGATTATGACTGGCGTGATATTTACCTGATCTCTGCTGTATCCGCCAGTATTTGTATTATTATTTGTACGGTATTGTTTCATCGTCAGCGCATGCATCGGAAAGTGCCGTTGTATCAGGTAGACTGGCTGAGTATGTTCCTGTTTGCAGGGGCAGCCCTGCTATTCTGTTATATGCTTACTTACGGTAAAACACTGGACTGGTTTGAGGATGATACGATACTGTATGCGCTGTTGGGCTGTGGTATCAGCACGTTGTTGTTTGTATACCGGCAATATCATGTGAAGCGTCCGTTCTGGAACCTCCGTGTCTTCAGCCTGTATCAACAGGTGCCGCTGGGGATTGCGTTTATGCTGGTGTTGTATGTTTTTTTCAGTACCAATTTTTTGTTTAACTATTATGCCGGTTATAATTTCAGGGAAGAAGAAAATTATCTTTCTCAGGTTGCTTTCATCACATTGTGTGCTTATCTGGTGAGCTTTCCGTTAACGGGGCTGCTGCTGTATAAGGGTGTACAACGCCGGGTGATGCTGTGTATAGGCTTTTTGTCGTATGCCGGGTCTTTATATCTTTTCTGTAACCGCATTCAAACGTCTGCTTCTTTTGAGGGGCTGGTGCTGCCTTACCTGATGCAGGGCATGGCTTACGGGATAGTGTTAACTACGTTATCCACTTTTGCAGCTACCAATATTCCCCGGGAGATGAATGCGGACAGGGTGATGGGCAGTTTATCGTTTCGTTATATTATAGGTTCATTTGCGGGATATTCGTTGTACAGCAACTGGTTGTTCAGAAGTACGGTGGTTCATGCCACGCGGCTGTCGGAAGGGCTTACCTATGAGAATCCGTTATATAATACAGAATTAAACTCTTTCAGGGCTTTATACCTTTCTCATGGGATGGACGTGCAAGATGCCACTGCAGCGGCATTGGCCACGATCCAGAAAAAACTGCAGCTACAGGCAATGCTGGTATCTATGCGGGATATTTCCATGCAGGCCGCTATCGCCGCCGCGATAGCGGCCTGCATGGTATTACTGGTGCGTAAATTTGAGATGCATGAAATAGCGGCACGGAATACTTATAAAATCGTATAG
- a CDS encoding M48 family metallopeptidase: protein MSNLLYPAAPERVFEEKLQPSPAFRKQATKVVAAILLFLFTYITLLAGAILLAIGYGYAGVWMIIAWPNKLTLLLGAALIFLGLAVLYFLIKFIFARSKDEKPSRKEITEKEQPELFAFIRQLTKDTNTPFPKKIFLSPDVNACVFYHSSFWSMFLPVRKNLEIGLGLVNSVNLSEFKAVMAHEFGHFSQRSMKLGSFTYNANRIIYNMLYDNTGYNNFLSSVGSAHAFLALFANIAVGIATGIQSVLKAVYGVINKSYMALSRQMEYHADTVAASVAGGNNLVTALSRIEMAASCYEAALDAASEWLTDKKQVSTNIFSNQLSYFKGMALEYDLPVKNELPDITYEFVSSFGSSRINYSEQWASHPTLAQRKANMDDADMNVAPDETSAWQLFCNAALLQEQFTQGIYHGITSEHTTYSTQEFDQWVSKKIEDRQLPAAYKGYYDKRIIDPRETDLAAPSDAPPVNNFDELFNENNRQLWTSITSNQKDMALLKAFQAQDTGIKSFDFDGSKYNIDDCYTIIAQLEVEINTQLARQHQLDQQSFHFFLNHAGTRKEELQATFNQYKEQYIEQENRLQVLENLNKVLRSLIEDEISMAQRVQIKDQLEKEEQVKLKTLLEKLLTQQGSSMDERLTRLSQEFIASQYTYFDEYSGFNREELNTLVRLMNLLRDAWAGQQFAAYKNMLETQLHIYEQQRTGVRV, encoded by the coding sequence ATGAGTAACCTGTTATACCCTGCCGCACCTGAAAGGGTTTTTGAGGAAAAACTGCAGCCCTCACCCGCCTTCCGTAAACAGGCGACTAAAGTAGTGGCTGCCATCCTGCTGTTTCTCTTTACCTACATTACCTTGCTGGCAGGCGCCATATTACTGGCCATTGGTTATGGTTATGCCGGTGTATGGATGATCATAGCATGGCCCAACAAGCTGACATTGTTGTTAGGTGCTGCCCTGATATTTCTGGGGCTGGCTGTACTTTACTTTCTCATCAAGTTCATATTTGCGAGATCAAAAGATGAAAAGCCCAGCAGGAAAGAGATTACGGAGAAAGAGCAGCCGGAGTTGTTTGCCTTCATCCGTCAACTGACGAAGGACACGAATACCCCTTTCCCGAAAAAAATATTTTTATCTCCCGACGTTAACGCCTGTGTATTCTATCATTCCAGCTTCTGGAGCATGTTTCTGCCCGTTCGCAAAAACCTGGAGATAGGCCTGGGGCTGGTCAACAGTGTTAACCTGAGCGAGTTTAAAGCTGTGATGGCCCATGAGTTCGGCCACTTCAGCCAGCGCAGCATGAAATTGGGAAGCTTTACGTATAATGCTAACCGTATTATCTACAATATGCTGTACGACAACACCGGCTACAACAATTTCCTCAGCTCCGTAGGCAGTGCCCATGCATTTCTGGCGCTGTTCGCAAACATTGCCGTTGGTATTGCCACCGGTATCCAGTCGGTTTTAAAAGCCGTGTATGGGGTGATCAATAAAAGTTATATGGCCCTCAGCCGCCAGATGGAATATCATGCCGATACTGTTGCCGCCAGTGTTGCAGGAGGTAACAACCTCGTTACTGCCCTCAGCCGCATAGAAATGGCCGCCAGCTGCTATGAAGCAGCCCTCGACGCCGCCAGCGAATGGCTCACCGATAAAAAACAGGTATCCACCAATATCTTCAGTAATCAGTTGAGCTATTTTAAAGGCATGGCCCTGGAATACGACCTGCCGGTGAAAAACGAACTCCCCGATATCACCTATGAGTTCGTATCTTCCTTTGGCTCCTCCCGCATCAACTATAGCGAACAATGGGCCAGCCATCCCACCCTTGCCCAACGCAAGGCCAATATGGACGATGCCGATATGAACGTGGCTCCCGACGAAACCAGCGCCTGGCAACTATTCTGTAATGCTGCATTGCTTCAGGAACAATTCACCCAGGGCATTTACCACGGCATTACCTCCGAACATACAACATATTCCACACAGGAATTTGACCAATGGGTCAGTAAAAAAATTGAAGACAGACAGCTGCCGGCTGCCTACAAAGGATACTACGACAAACGCATCATCGATCCCCGGGAAACGGACCTGGCCGCCCCTTCGGATGCTCCACCCGTGAATAACTTCGATGAACTGTTCAACGAAAACAACCGTCAGCTCTGGACTTCCATCACCAGCAACCAGAAAGACATGGCCTTATTAAAAGCCTTCCAGGCACAGGACACCGGCATCAAGAGCTTCGATTTCGACGGCTCCAAATATAACATTGATGACTGCTATACCATCATCGCACAACTCGAAGTGGAAATCAACACACAGCTGGCCCGCCAGCACCAGCTTGACCAACAGTCCTTTCACTTCTTCCTTAACCATGCAGGCACCCGGAAAGAAGAGCTACAGGCCACTTTCAACCAGTACAAAGAACAATACATTGAGCAGGAAAACCGGCTGCAGGTACTGGAAAATCTAAACAAAGTACTGCGCTCCCTGATTGAAGATGAAATATCCATGGCACAGCGCGTGCAAATCAAAGACCAGCTGGAAAAAGAAGAACAGGTAAAACTCAAAACATTACTGGAGAAGCTGTTGACACAACAGGGCAGTAGCATGGATGAAAGGCTCACCCGGCTCTCTCAGGAATTCATAGCCAGTCAATATACCTACTTCGACGAATACAGTGGCTTCAATCGGGAAGAGCTAAACACTCTGGTCAGGCTGATGAACCTGCTGAGGGATGCCTGGGCAGGTCAGCAGTTTGCGGCCTACAAAAACATGCTGGAAACACAGCTGCATATCTATGAACAGCAGCGTACAGGCGTAAGGGTATAA
- a CDS encoding Nramp family divalent metal transporter — MNYNHATSLSEVHQSIDTNSKSKWKKLFAFFGPAYLVSVGYMDPGNWATDLAGGSQYGYKLLWVLLMSNMMALLLQSLSARLGIVRGRDLAQANRETYPKGVNFVLYLLAEVAIAATDLAEVLGMAIGIQLLTGLPLIWGVSLTVFDTFLLLVLQRYGIRKMEAFIVALVAIVGISFLIQLVMAKPNMGEVVHGFIPTLPDNTALYIAIGIIGATVMPHNLYLHSALVQTRKIKRDDAGIKQALKLNFIDSTIALNLAFLVNAAILILAAAVFFKTGRTDVAEIQDAYQLLEQLLSSKLAPILFAVALIAAGQSSTVTGTLAGQIIMEGYLHLRINPWLRRLLTRLLAIVPAFFTILIAGENQVGPLLVFSQVLLSMQLGFAIIPLIHFVSDKHTMGKYAIKPAVKVISWAITALLVYLNMRMVYTEAINYISGTGNIYVDGIIILAMLGFVVLLVITIIYPLLSRYRQEATGGIHTPQVSLGELEKPEYKRIAMALEFSKKDEQIISYAIAHGNEQTEYILIHIVESASAKYFGKESDDFETRKDQEQLDTYLALLQSRGIKARGQLGFRHRAKEIARIANNEKADFLILGGHGHKGIKDWIYGETADQVRHFVKIPVLVVQ, encoded by the coding sequence ATGAATTATAATCACGCTACGTCCCTGAGTGAGGTACATCAGAGCATCGACACAAATAGTAAATCGAAATGGAAAAAACTTTTTGCATTCTTCGGACCGGCCTACCTGGTCAGTGTAGGATATATGGACCCGGGCAACTGGGCCACGGACCTGGCCGGTGGTAGCCAATACGGCTATAAATTACTATGGGTGCTGCTGATGAGTAATATGATGGCACTGCTGCTGCAAAGCCTCAGTGCCCGACTGGGAATTGTCCGCGGGCGTGACCTCGCTCAGGCCAACCGGGAAACCTATCCCAAAGGTGTTAATTTCGTACTCTATCTGTTGGCAGAAGTGGCTATCGCAGCCACCGACCTCGCTGAAGTGCTGGGCATGGCCATTGGTATCCAACTCCTCACCGGCCTCCCGCTGATATGGGGTGTGAGCCTCACCGTATTCGACACTTTCCTGCTGCTGGTGCTGCAACGCTACGGCATCCGTAAAATGGAAGCTTTCATCGTGGCGCTGGTAGCCATTGTAGGTATCTCTTTCCTGATACAGCTGGTAATGGCCAAACCCAATATGGGTGAAGTAGTACACGGCTTCATCCCCACCCTTCCTGATAACACCGCCCTCTACATCGCTATCGGCATCATTGGTGCCACCGTAATGCCGCATAACCTGTACCTTCACTCCGCTCTTGTACAGACCCGCAAAATAAAACGCGATGACGCCGGCATCAAACAGGCGCTGAAACTCAATTTCATCGACAGCACCATCGCACTCAACCTTGCCTTCCTCGTGAATGCAGCCATCCTGATACTGGCAGCTGCCGTATTCTTTAAAACCGGCCGCACGGATGTAGCTGAAATACAGGACGCTTATCAACTGCTGGAACAGTTGCTGAGCAGCAAACTGGCCCCTATCCTCTTTGCGGTGGCGCTGATAGCTGCCGGACAGAGCAGCACCGTAACCGGTACGCTGGCCGGACAAATCATTATGGAAGGATACCTTCACCTGCGTATCAACCCCTGGCTGCGCAGACTGCTGACCCGTCTTCTGGCCATCGTCCCTGCGTTCTTCACCATTCTGATTGCCGGCGAAAACCAGGTAGGCCCCCTGCTGGTATTCAGTCAGGTACTGCTGAGCATGCAGCTGGGATTTGCCATCATCCCACTGATCCACTTCGTCAGCGATAAACATACCATGGGCAAATACGCTATCAAACCCGCTGTCAAGGTGATCAGCTGGGCCATCACGGCATTGTTGGTATATTTGAATATGCGTATGGTGTATACAGAAGCCATTAACTATATCTCCGGCACCGGAAATATATATGTAGACGGTATCATCATCCTGGCCATGCTGGGCTTTGTGGTACTGCTCGTCATCACCATCATATATCCACTCCTCAGCCGCTACCGCCAGGAAGCTACCGGTGGTATCCATACCCCGCAGGTATCACTCGGTGAACTGGAAAAGCCCGAATACAAACGGATTGCCATGGCACTCGAATTCAGTAAAAAAGATGAACAGATCATCTCCTACGCCATTGCTCACGGTAACGAACAAACGGAATATATCCTGATTCATATTGTGGAAAGCGCCTCGGCCAAATACTTCGGCAAAGAGTCTGATGACTTCGAAACCCGCAAAGACCAGGAACAGCTCGATACTTATCTCGCCCTGCTGCAAAGCCGTGGCATCAAAGCCCGCGGACAACTGGGCTTCCGGCATCGTGCCAAGGAAATCGCCCGTATCGCCAACAACGAAAAAGCCGATTTCCTCATACTCGGTGGCCACGGCCATAAAGGCATCAAAGACTGGATTTATGGAGAAACAGCCGACCAGGTAAGACACTTCGTGAAAATACCCGTACTAGTGGTGCAATAA
- a CDS encoding MarR family winged helix-turn-helix transcriptional regulator, whose amino-acid sequence MNPAPRISLLISQALGLYRLRINGLLAQHNIDLTAEMVMVLRIIWHREGRKQQELADLLYKDKASITKVIHNLESRKLVARVNDEEDARNKKIVLTPKGLALKKQVLPLLDPFLDSITADFSEKELQTTCLVLESIIQKLK is encoded by the coding sequence ATGAATCCCGCACCAAGGATCAGCCTGTTGATTTCGCAGGCACTGGGGCTTTACCGTTTGCGCATCAATGGTTTGCTGGCACAGCATAATATTGATCTCACGGCGGAAATGGTGATGGTACTGCGGATCATATGGCACAGGGAAGGCCGTAAACAACAGGAGCTGGCGGACCTGCTATACAAAGACAAGGCAAGTATTACCAAGGTTATCCATAACCTGGAGAGCAGGAAACTGGTGGCCCGGGTGAATGATGAAGAAGATGCCCGTAATAAAAAGATTGTACTGACACCAAAAGGGCTGGCTCTGAAGAAGCAGGTGCTGCCGCTGCTGGATCCTTTCCTCGACAGTATTACAGCTGATTTCTCTGAAAAAGAATTGCAAACAACCTGTTTAGTACTGGAATCAATTATCCAAAAATTGAAATAA